The segment AATTACAGATGGAGCGTACAGAAGGTCGCCCTGAGTTTGTGTTACATGATGGTCCTCCATATGCAAATGGTGATATTCATATTGGTCACGCATTAAACAAAGTATTAAAGGATATGATTACACGTCATCGTTCAATGTCTGGTTATCATGTGAACTATGTACCAGGTTGGGATACACATGGTTTACCAATTGAGCAGGCATTAGCAAATAAAGGTGTTAAACGTAAGGAAATGTCTGTGGCGGAATTCCGTCAGCTTTGTGAAAAATATGCTTATGAGCAAATCGACAATCAACGCCAGCAATTTAAACGTTTAGGTGTACGTGGTGATTGGGAAAATCCATATATTACATTAAAGCCTGAATTTGAAGCGCGTCAAATTGAAGTATTCGGGAAAATGGCAGAAAAGGGCTATATCTATAAGGGCTTAAAGCCTGTTTATTGGTCACCATCTTCTGAATCGGCTCTTGCAGAGGCTGAAATCGAGTATAAAGATATTAAATCACCATCTATTTATGTCAGCTTTGCGATTAAAGATGCAAAAGGCGTTGTGCCAGCAGATGCGAAATTTATTATTTGGACAACAACACCTTGGACATTACCAGCAAACTTAGGGATTTCTTTAAATCCTGAATTTATCTATGTAGTAGTGGCAGTGGCAGAGAAGAAATTCATTATTGCTAAAGAATTAGTAGAGTCAGTGGCAACTGCGCTTAACTGGGAATCGTATGAAATTGTACAGGAAGTGAAAGGTGAGGCACTTGACCGTATTGTAGCACAGCATCCATTCTATGATCGTGAATCACTTATTATGGTAGGTGAGCATGTAACGGCTGATGCTGGTACTGGCTGTGTGCATACTGCACCTGGACACGGGGAAGACGATTACTATATTAGTAAACAATATGGTTTAGGTATTCTTAGCCCTCTTGATAATAGTGGTTGCTATACAGATGAAGCACCTGGCTTTGAAGGTGTCTTTTATAATGATGCCAATAAACTCATTACAGAAAAGCTCAAAGAAGTTGGAGCATTAGAGAAGCTAGACTTCTTTACACACTCATATCCACATGATTGGCGTACGAAAAAGCCTGTTATTTACCGCGCGACACCACAATGGTTTGCATCGGTTGAAGCATTCCGTGGCGAGCTACTAGAGGCTGTAAAAGCAACAACATTTACACCTGCTTGGGGTGAAACTCGTCTTTATAATATGATTCGTGATCGTGGCGACTGGGTCATTTCACGTCAACGGGCATGGGGTGTGCCGATTCCAATTTTCTACGCTGAAAATGGTGAACCAATTATTACACCAGAAACAATTGCTCATGTAGCTGCGTTATTCCGTGAGCATGGATCGAATATTTGGTTCCAAAAAGAGGCAAAAGAATTATTACCTGAAGGCTTTACACATCCAGGTAGCCCAAATGGTGAATTTACAAAAGAAAACGATATTATGGACGTATGGTTTGACTCAGGTTCTTCACACCAAGGTGTCTTAGTAGAGCGTGGTATGAAGTATCCAGCTGACCTTTATTTAGAAGGTTCTGACCAACACCGTGGTTGGTTTAACTCATCCCTTATTACATCTGTAGCAATCAACGGCTTTGCACCCTATAAAGGGCTTTTAACACACGGCTTTGTGCTTGATGGTGAAGGGCGAAAAATGAGTAAATCGCTAGGGAATACAATTGTGCCACAAAAAGTAATGGATCAATATGGTGCAGATATTCTTCGTTTATGGGTTGCTTCTGTGGATTATACAGCAGATGTACGTATTTCAATGGATATG is part of the Lysinibacillus sp. FSL K6-0232 genome and harbors:
- the ileS gene encoding isoleucine--tRNA ligase — protein: MVEYKDTLLMPKTDFPMRGNLPANEPKMQEKWNDMDINKLQMERTEGRPEFVLHDGPPYANGDIHIGHALNKVLKDMITRHRSMSGYHVNYVPGWDTHGLPIEQALANKGVKRKEMSVAEFRQLCEKYAYEQIDNQRQQFKRLGVRGDWENPYITLKPEFEARQIEVFGKMAEKGYIYKGLKPVYWSPSSESALAEAEIEYKDIKSPSIYVSFAIKDAKGVVPADAKFIIWTTTPWTLPANLGISLNPEFIYVVVAVAEKKFIIAKELVESVATALNWESYEIVQEVKGEALDRIVAQHPFYDRESLIMVGEHVTADAGTGCVHTAPGHGEDDYYISKQYGLGILSPLDNSGCYTDEAPGFEGVFYNDANKLITEKLKEVGALEKLDFFTHSYPHDWRTKKPVIYRATPQWFASVEAFRGELLEAVKATTFTPAWGETRLYNMIRDRGDWVISRQRAWGVPIPIFYAENGEPIITPETIAHVAALFREHGSNIWFQKEAKELLPEGFTHPGSPNGEFTKENDIMDVWFDSGSSHQGVLVERGMKYPADLYLEGSDQHRGWFNSSLITSVAINGFAPYKGLLTHGFVLDGEGRKMSKSLGNTIVPQKVMDQYGADILRLWVASVDYTADVRISMDMLKQVSEVYRKIRNTLRFLHGNIADFDPQKNRVAYTELREMDQYVYMRLQDVLKTVRAAYDRYDFAAVYHVVNNFVAVELSSFYLDIAKDVVYIEGYDNQDRRAMQTVMYDTLMTLVKVMTPIIPHTTDEMWSYLYAQGLVEEISVQLTDLPEVDEQANFDSLRAKWEKVIDVRDDILKALEEARNAKIIGKSLEAKVTVYAKEDIVVLLNDANIDFAQLSIVSAFEVATLAEAPAHALALEHVSIAVEKAAGEKCERCWSISETVGTNAAHPTLCARCADVVEKYYA